From one Anopheles cruzii chromosome 3, idAnoCruzAS_RS32_06, whole genome shotgun sequence genomic stretch:
- the LOC128269961 gene encoding uncharacterized protein LOC128269961, which yields MPRDGTRVVVARGPTEEVAAAIFKHINSYGCVHLALITILLTVPFQPVDGIDCFKCVSMNGANKACDDPFHNNYSAAILESPCMGGRKGRDGLFPATSCIKIAGYYDDTGETITVRGCALDSGTLTTDTEIIRMSHCGRFYYDDRYVHGCLQSCNDADACNRGSRLMVGQTVAFWSSLTIGIVAVGLLLRTSVSLQTPNQCLLATGS from the exons ATGCCCCGTGACGGCACACGCGTTGTCGTGGCACGTGGCCCGACGGAAGaagtggcggcggccatctttAAACATATCAACAGTTACGGTTGCGTTCATCTTGCGCTCATCACAATCCTACTTACGGTGCCGTTCCAGCCGG TCGATGGTATCGATTGCTTTAAGTGCGTCTCAATGAACGGTGCCAACAAGGCGTGTGATGATCCGTTCCACAACAATTACTCGGCCGCCATCCTGGAGTCACCGTGCATGGGCGGGCGCAAGGGCCGCGATGGACTGTTTCCGGCCACATCGTGCATTAAAATTGCCGGATATTACG ATGACACCGGAGAAACGATTACCGTGAGGGGTTGCGCCCTCGACAGTGGCACACTGACGACGGATACCGAAATCATTCGCATGTCGCACTGCGGCCGCTTCTACTACGATGATAG ATACGTTCACGGATGTCTGCAGAGCTGTAACGATGCCGATGCCTGCAACAGAGGTTCACGGCTGATGGTCGGACAAACGGTGGCTTTTTGGTCATCGCTTACGATTGGTATCGTGGCGGTAGGGTTGCTGCTAAGGACGTCCGTGTCATTGCAGACTCCCAACCAGTGTCTACTCGCGACCGGAAGCTAA